CAGTGGGCCTTCATCGCCTTCGCGGCGGCCAGGATGCTTGGGAGCTACGCCTTCCGGTACGTCGACCTGGTCGAGACCCGCCGCCCAGTGTATGATTCGGCTTGGAGGGGGGACGGCCACCCTTGGGCAGACCAGTCTCCGGCCCGACCAGACCCGGTCCGACCAAACCATCGCCCGAAACGGTCCTGAACGCCGCTTTGGCCCGCCAGAGGCGGAGCGGGGAGGGCGACCGCGTCGGGACGGGCGACCCCGTCTCCCGCCTCGTCCGGGAGGTCGCCCGCGGGCGCCGGCCCGAAGTCGCCGCGCTGGTCGCGCCGGCCGGGGGGTGGGCCGCCGCCGCGTCCGTCCGCGAGCTGCTGGCGGCCTACCGCCTCGTGCCCGCCGGCGGGGGGGCCTTCCGTCTGGTGCCCGGGCGGGGGCGCAAGGTCTCGGGGGCCTACTACACTTCCCCGGCTCTCGTCGACCGGCTCGTCCGGCTGACCCTCGATCCCCTCCTCGAGGGGATCACCGATTCGGCGGCCTTGAGCCGCCTGCGGATCCTCGACCCCTGCGTCGGCGGCGGGGCCTTCCTGGCCGCCGCCGGGCGCCGGCTGGTCGGGGCCCTTTCATCATGGGGCCTGGGACCCGTCGAAGCGGGGAAGGTCGCCGCCGGGTGCCTTTGGGGAGTGGACAGCGACCGGCTGGCCGTGGATGTCACCCGGGGCGTCCTCGGCGAAGCCCTCGGCTGTCCGAGGGCGAGCTTCGCCCACCGGGTCAAGGTCGGCGACGCCCTGACCATCAGGGTGGCCCGCCGTTACGATGCGGTCGTCGGCAACCCGCCGTGGGAGATTGTCAAGCCCAACTCGCGCGAGTTCTTCGCCCAATACGACCCGGGCTTCCGGCGCCTGTCCAAGCAGGCGGCCGTAGCCCGGGCCCGCGACCTCTGCCGCGACCCCCGCATCGCCGGGGCTTGGGCCGACGAGTGCGCGCGGGTCGAGGTCATCTCCCGCCGGGTCCGCCGCTCAGGGGATTTCCGGCACCAGGGTCCGAGCGGCGACGCCAATACTTATAAGCTCTTTATCGAGCGGTCTTTGGAACTGGTCCGGCCGGGTGGGCGGGTCGGGCTGATCGTCCCTTCCGGCTTCCACACCGACCTGGGTTCGCGAAACCTGCGCCGGCTCGTCTTCGAGGAGAACACGGTCGACTGCCTGATCGGCCTGGAGAACCGGCGGGGGCTCTTCCCGATCGACCGGCGTTTCAAGTTCGACCTGCTCGTCCTGACCCGGGGCGGACGGACAACGGCCTTCGGGGCCTCGTTCATGGCCCACGACCCGGATCAGGGTCCCGACCTGACCGTCAGCCTCGAGGACATCCGCCGCTTCGCCCCGATGAGCCTGTCTCTGCCCGAGTTCCGCACGGCCGAGGACGCCCGCGTGGCGGCGTCCATCTACGGCCGATGGCCGCTCCTCGGCCGGTCCGTCGAAGGGGCATGGGCCCTCGATTTCCGCCGCGAGTTCGACCTGACCGCCGACAGCCATCTCTTCAACGGGGACCGCCGTGGCCTGCCCCTCTGGGAGGGCAAGCTGATCAACCAGTACGACCCGGCCTTCGCCGAACCGCGCCACTGGGTCGAGGAAGAGGCGGGGCGGCGGGCCCTGGCCGGCCGCCGGCCCGAAGCCTCTGACCACCATCGTCTGGTCGTCCGGACCATCGCCGCCAGCACCAATCAACGGACCCTCATCGCCGCCGTCGTCCCACCCGGACGGTTCCTGGGCAATTCGCTCCTCTACGCGAGCCGCCGCCCGGCTCCCGCCCGGGGGCGCGCCCCGTACCTCGATGAGCTGCACTTCGCCTGCGCCCTTCTGAACAGCTTCGTCCTCGACTACCTGATCAGGCAGAAAGTAAGCACGAACGTCAACAAGTTCTTTCTCGAGCAGTTGCCCCTGCCGCGGCTCACCCGGGGTGACCGGCGTCTTGACGACATCGCCCGCTTGGCCCGGAGGCTCGGTGACGGGGAAGGCGGGGACGGATCACCGGTCCGGGCGGAGCGGGTGGCGGTGAGGGCCGTCGTGGAAGCCCGCGTGGCCCACCTCTATGGCCTGGCCGAGGCCGACTACCGGCACGTCCTCATGTCCCCGCACACCTTCCCGGCCGTCGACGAAGAGCTGAAGGTCGCTTGCCTCGAGGCTTTCCGCGGGCTGTCGGCGCTGCCGGAAGTCCCCGCCGCGGCGGGGGAACTTTGTTGACCGTCTGAGCGTCTGACAAGCTAGCCGAGGGAAAGGCGAATCCACTTTCAAGGCAGGCGTTCGAAGATGCGGACCTTCACCGCGGTCGCCATCGCCATTCTGGTCGTCGCCGGCGCCCTGGCGGGCTGCGCCGCCAAGGCGCCGCCGAAGCTCGTGCCACCGCTGGCTCCGAACATGCCGAACCTGACCGGGCTGAGAATGATCGACGCCAAGGTCGGGTGGGCCACCGGCGGGCTGTCCGTCCTCCGGACCGATGACGGCTGGGCCTCCTGGGCCGAAGTCACGCCCGGGCGGAGTGGATCGGGCGCGGCCCAGCCTCCAATCACCGCTTCCTATTTCCTCGACGCGACCCACGCCTGGGTGGCCACCGGCGGGGAGGGCGGACCGGTCGTCATCCACCGCACGGCCGATGGCGGCAAGACCTGGAGTGAGGCCAAGGACAAGCTTGGTGGGGTCGGCCTGCAGATGAGCTTTGCCGATGCCGCCACCGGCTTCGCCCTGGTCCACCTGGGGGCGGCCGCGGGGAGTGAGGAGGTGGCCGTCATGGCTACCACCGATGGCGGAAAGACCTGGAAGGTCAGGTTTCAGACCGACCCCCAAGGCGGTGGCAACGGTCTGCCCTTCGGCGGCGGCAAGAGCGGCTTGACTTTCGGGGACATTACGCATGGGTGGGTCACCGGACAGCAGCCCGTCGAGGGCCGGGCTTACCTTTACGCGACGAGCGATGGCGGCGTCACCTGGCGACTCTTCGACCTGAGGCTCCCGCCGGCCTATGCCCGCTCGTTCGTGATGACCCGGCCGCCGGTCTTCTTCTCGGCGGATGAGGGCCTGCTCCCCGTGACTTTCGGCGAACAGGGCCAGCCGACGGTCTTTTACGCCACCCACGACGGCGGCAGGACATGGGCCCCGGGGGCGCCCGTCTCCTCCCCAACCAACGCTTCCATCACCTGGAACTTCTTTGATCTCAAGCATGGCTTCGCCACCGACGGCGGGAAGCTCTACGCCACCCCGGACGGCGGCGTCAGTTGGCGCGACGTTAAGCCCGACGGGAACTTCGTCGGCGTCAGGCAGGTCGAGTTCGTCTCCGCCCAGGTGGGCTGGGCCTTCGGCGACGGAGTGTTGATCAAGACGACCGACGGGGGCAAGACCTGGGCGCCGGCGACGACCAGGTGATCGCCCCCGTCGCGTCATAGAAAGAACCGGGGCGGCCATCGGCCGTCCCGGTCTTCGTCAGGTTGCTATTCAGGTTGCTGTTGGGTTCTCTCGCTTACTGCAGGACGTAGACCTTGACGTTCTGGAACCCGAAGTTCATGACCGAACTCGTGCTGGCCTCGATGTAGATGTCGACCCGGTTGCCCTTGATGGCGCCGCCGGTGTCGGCGGCAATCCCGACGAACCCACCCGCGGGAAGCGCGGGATGGCGGTAGCCGGTCACGTAGACCTTGGTCCCGAGCGGGATGACCCGCGGGTCGACGGCGATGTAGCCGGGGCGCAGCCGGGAACCATCCCAGGCCGCGTAGGGACCCCACTTGCCGTTCGACTGGGGGGTGGCGTCGTAGGCCGTGGCCACCATGTTGAAAACTCCGCGGTAGGCCAGGACCCGCCCGTCAGGGGCGGTAACCGTGTTGCCGGACCGCGACGGGCCGCCGGAACCGGCGCCTGTCCCGTTCGAGCCGGTGCCCGGACGGCCGAGGGCCCGGTCGATGGCGGCGAAGGTCGCCGCGTCGACCACCTGGGTCACCTCGAGGCCCGCCTTCTTCTGGAAGGCGAGGATGGCGTCGGCGGTTTTGCCCATCACCACGCCGTTCACCGGTCCCACATCGTAGCCGAGGGCGGCCAGTCGGCCCTGAAGCGTCTCGACGGCCGAACCGACGTCACCGACGGTCAGCTCAATGGCTCCGTAGGCCCCGGCGATCATGTGGAAGTGATCGTTCAGGGCGGAGAGGATAGCCGACCGGGTGGGCGACCCGACGATGCCGTCGACGGCCAGGCCCCGGTCGGCCTGGAAGGCCTTGACCCTGGCCAGGGTGACCGGACCGAAGTACCCGGTGTAGGTCTTGACCGGATAGCCGAGGAGGTCCAAGTCCGATTGAAGGACGGCGACCTGGCTCGACTGGTCCCCGTAGTGAAGGTAACCCGTCAAGGTCGCCGCGTTCGCCCCGTGCGGGGTGAAGATCAAGGCGGCTACGAAGACGGCCAAACCGGCGGTCCAGAAAAGACCGCGCTGCCAGTGTCTCATTTAGTCGACCCCTTCCCTTTTGTCAGCCGCCGAGGTTAGTTGACGGGTTAGGGCGGAGGTTTCAACCGCCCCCGAGCCCCTTTCGGTAGCGGGCTTGTCCGCGATGACTACACGCTCCGGAAATGGGCCTGCGCTCGTTCACCCCAAAAGATGTCCCCCGGTCCTCCCGGCGCCGGCGGCTGTCCGAACCGTCGCCGACAGCGATTGCCAGGAAGATTAGGCTGTATGGTAATGATACCAGGGAAGACTTCCAGCGTCAGCCTCTTGTAGCTGGCCTAACCTGGCCTGAGAAAGGCTCCCAAAGGAAAACGCCCGCTCTTCGGCGGGCGTTCGCATTATCTTGGGGTCTAAGCTGGGGTATTCCAGATTTAGGCACGACCGCCATGGTTCCCCCTCAGGCCAGGTGGCAGGCGGCCTCGTGGTTCGGGCCGAGCTGTCGGAGGACCGGCTCCTCCTGCTTGCAGCGCTCGACGGCATAACTGCAACGGGTGTGGAAGCGGCAGCCCGAGGGCGGGTTGACCGGGCTCGGCACGTCCCCCTCGAGGATGATCCGTTCGCGCCGGCGCTTCGGGTTGGGGATTGGGATGGCCGAGACCAGCGCCCGCGTGTAGGGATGCAGCGGGTGCTGGTAGAGCTCCTCACCGGGGGCGACCTCGACCAGCTTGCCGAGGTACATCACGCCGATCCGGTCGGCGACGTGCTTCACGACGTGCAGGCCGTGGGCGATGAACAGGTAGGTCACCCCGAACTCCTCTTGCAGGTCGGCCAGGAGGTTCAGGATCTGCGACTGGATCGAGACATCGAGGGCCGAAACCGGCTCGTCGGCCACGATCAGCTCGGGGTTCATGGCCAGGGCCCGGGCGATCCCGATGCGCTGCCGCTGTCCGCCGGAGAACTCATGCGGGAAACGGCGGGCGTGCGACGGCTGGAGCCCGACCTTGTCGAGGAGGTCCATCACCCGGCGGTCGCGTTCCTTGCCGCGGGCGATGCGGTGAAAGGCCATCGCCTCGCCGACGATGTCCATCACCGTCAGGCGGGGGTTGAGGGAGGCATAGGGGTCCTGGAAGATGACCTGCATCTTCGGACGCAGCCGGCGGAGTTCGGACCGGTTCAGCTTCATCAGATCGGAACCGTCGAACCAGATCTCGCCCGAATCAGGCTCGATCAGGCGGAGCATCGTCCGGGCGACAGTCGTCTTGCCGCACCCGGACTCGCCGACGAGCCCCAGCGTCTCGCGACGACCGATGGTGAAGCTGACGTCGTCGACCGCCTTGACGTGGGCCACCGGGCGGCTGATGATCCCGCCCATGATCGGGAACCACTTGACCAGGTTGCGCACTTCGACCAGGTGCTCGGCCGTGGGAGCCGGGCCCTGGGATTCGTCAGGCGCGGTCAGTCTCTCGGCCGGGAGGCTCATGACGGCACCCCCACATGGCCCCGCTTCCAGCAGCGGACCAGGCGTTCGGGCCGGTCGGGGAGCAAGGTCGGAGTCTCGGCCTTGCAGTGATCGAAGGCTTCCGGGCAACGCGGCCAGAACCGGCAGCCCGGCGGCAGTTCGATGAGGTTGGGGACGATCCCCTCGATGACGTGGAGCCGCTCGCGACCGCTGTCGAGGCGGGGGATCGACCTCAGGAGCCCCTGGGTATACGGGTGCAACGGCTCGTCGAAGAGATCGGTGACCGGTGACTCCTCGACGATCTGACCGGCATACATGACCACGACCCGCTCGGCCATCTCGGCGATGACCCCGAGATCGTGGGTGATCAGCAGGATGGACATCCCGAACTCCCGGCGGAGCCGCCGCATCAGGTCCAGGATCTGGGCCTGGATGGTGACGTCCAGGGCGGTCGTCGGCTCGTCGGCGATGAGCAGCTTCGGGTTGCAGGACAGGGCCATGGCGATCATCACCCGTTGCCGCATGCCGCCCGACAGTTGATGCGGGTATTCCTTGACCCGCCGCTCGGGGAGGGGGATGCCGACCAACTTGAGCATCTCGATGGCCCGTTCCATGGCTTCCCTGTACTTGACCTTCTGGTGCAGGACGATGGCCTCGGCGATTTGATCGCCGACGGTGAAGACCGGGTTGAGCGAGGTCATCGGCTCCTGGAAGATCATCGAGATGCGGTTGCCGCGGATCTGGCGCATCTCGGCCTCGGTCATGTCCATCAGATTCTTCCCGTCGAACATGACCACGCCTGAGGCGATCCGTCCGGGAGGACTCGGAATCAGGCGAAGGATGGACAGAGACGTGACGCTCTTGCCACAACCGCTCTCGCCGACCATCCCCAGGGTTTCCCCACGGCCGATCCGAAAGTTGACGTCGTCGACGGCCGTCACCAGGCCCTCCTCGGTCTTGAAGAGGGTCGTCAGGTTGCGCACCTCGACCAGCGTCTCAGCGGTCGGGCCCAGACCGACGGCGGCCTCCACGGCCCGTGGCTCCAAACCCTCGTTCATTGCCATCACCTGCTGCTTTCATTTGATGACCCGCCTGGCACCGATGTATTGTTTAGCCATGCTGGGGTTGAACTCCTTGTCGGCCGGGCGAAAACTGTAAATTACCACGCCTGGACCGGCCGCGTTGATGAATCGGCCCTCGCCGACGTAGATCCCGACGTGCGACGGGCCGGGTTTGGCGATGCTGAAGAAGACCAGGTCGCCCGGGCGCAACTCGGCGCGGTCGGAGACCGGGTCACCCACGCCGTACTGCTGGTCGGCGTCGCGGGGCAAGCGGTACCCGTTGAGCCTGAAGGCGAACTGGGTCAACCCGGAGCAGTCGAACCCCTTGGCGCTCGTCCCTCCCCACCGGTAGGGCAGGCCCAGGAAGAGCTTGGCCGTGGTGATGACCGCTTCCGGGCCGCGCCTGGCCGCGAAGACCTCGGCCTCGGCCGGGACGAAAGCGACGGCGGCCAGGTCGATCCAGCCCACTCGGCCCCCCGGGAGGCACACCCTGGCCAGCCCAGACCGGGGCGGCTCATCCGGGGACGGCAGGTCGGTGCCCATCGTCGCCTCGGCCAGGACCATCGACCCCTTTGACGCGCCCTCGTAGACCCAGGCCATCTTGGCCGCCACCACGGCCCTCCGGCCGGACCGCCAGGCCTCCACCCCGGCCTGGTCGAGGAGGTGGAGCCGCCCGCCTTCAAGCCAACCGAGGTAGCCGTCGGCCATCCGCACCAGGTACCAGCTTTCCCGCTCCTGGAGGAGGTCGACGACCGCCCCCAGGAGGGCCTGGGTGACCGGGTTCTTGCCGGAGTCCGACCCCGGCGAGGCGCCCAGGTCGCCGACGCCCACCTTGACGACCCCGTACTTCCTCTCGCCGAGGGCCGGGTCCGGCAGGAGGAGCAACCTGTCGACCACCTGGTGGACCCCGCGGAGCTCGGCCACCGGCGTGGTCACCAGTGGTCGGACCCGCTCCTCGCTGATGGCCCCGTCCAGGGCGACGACGCCGTCGGAAGCCGAGGTCCGGACCTCCGCGACCACCAGTCGGGAGTCCAGCCCCGACGCTTTGAGCGCCTCAGCAACCGCGTCCCGGGCCGCCGCGGCCAGCTTATCATCGGGGATCTTCGGCCCCCGCCGGGCCATCAAGGCCCCGAAGCCGAGACCGACAAGGAAGACCGCGCCGACGACCCCACCGATGATTATCAGCCGTCGTCTCGCTTTGCGGTTCAGTCTGGGCACGGCGGCAGCGAGCTCCTCTATGGGAAAATATCCCATTGAACCCTTCTCCATCCCCGCGGGGGGTTCCTCTTAGCCATGGCCGTCCAATTATCGGCGGGCCCGGGGACGGGACCGCGAAGCCGTCCGGAGGGCCGGGGCCCGGCCTGAGAGGGCCGCGGCCGGACCGTGGCGAAGTCCCCTACAGGGGTGCTGACATGTCGCGACGCGGATACCGACGCCACTTCAAGACCTTCAAAGACGCCTACGTCATGGGCCTGTCGCTGTTCCTCTGGAGCTTGGGCTACGGGCTCTATGCCTTCATCTGGCCGGCCTACGTCCGCGAGTTGGGCGGGAGTTCGGTCGATCTGGGCTTCCTGGTCGCCGTCAGCATGCTGGTGACCAGCCTCTCGGCGTTGCCGGGAGGGGCCTGGGCCGACCTCTACGACCGGAAATGGGTCCTCATCGCCAGCTGGGCGGTGGGGCTGCCGGCCCCCCTCATCTTCGCCTTCGCTCCCAGCTGGCAGTGGCTTATCCCAGGGCTTTTCTTCTACATGCTGTCATCCTTCTCCAACCCGGCCCTGCAGGCCTACATCGTCCACGGCACGCCGCCGGAGCGGCTGGGCGTCACCTTCAACCTGATCATGGGCGCCTTTCCGCTGGGCTTGGTCGTCTCCCCGCCGATCGGGGGCTGGTTGGCCCAGGGCCATGGGATGAGGCTCGTCTTCTATCTGTCTTTCCTGGCCTTCACCCTGTCGACGGCGGTCCTCTTTTGGCTCAGTTCGCAGCGAGCCCCGGCCCCGGAGGCCGGCCGGGGCCGACGGCCCGGGCCCTTCGACGTCCGCCTGTGGTTCCGCGGCTTCCACCGGAAGAACCTCGACCGCCGCGTCCTCATCGTCTCGGCGGCTTTCGCCACCGTCCTCGCCCTGCAGAACCTGGGCCTGCCTTTTTCCACGCCGATGCTGCGGGACCTGACCCACCTCGACCTGGGAGCCATCGGCCGTCTGGGCTCTTTGGCCTCGCTGTCGGCCTTCGTCTTCGGTCCGTTCTTCGGAAGGCTGGCCGACCGGGGCTCCTCCGGGGTGATGGTCCTGGCCCTCCTGACCTTCGCCGGGTCGCTGGCGGTGATGGCCGCCTTCCCGACGACGATCCAGATCATCATCATAGGCTTCGCTCTGCGCGGGGCGGGGGACGGGGCCCGGGGTTTGATGACGGCCGGCCTCGGCCGGGTCATCGGGGGAGCCGCCCTGGGCCAGGGTTACGGGGTCTACAACCTCCTGGTCGGGCTGTTCTCGGTCGTCACACCCTATGTCGGCGGCTGGCTCTACCGGCTGGGGCCGACCTGGCCGTTCTGGGCGACCGCGGTCCTGATCGCCCTGGTAACCGCGCCGGTGGCCGCCCTGGGGGGCGAGAACGAAAGGGTCAGGAAGAATGAGATCGGTCAGGAGGAAGATGCCGTTTCCTGACGAAGACTAGAGTTGGCCTTGGAGTCTTAGCGACTCCATTGATGTTGTGGGTCAGGCGCCGCGTGAGCGGCACCTGGCCCATTTCTTATGGATGTTGGACCCAGAATGACCCCGCGACGCTGGGCCGTGAGCCGTGATGTGGCAGCCCGCGTCGGCCAAGAAAGTTTTGCTTTTCGGCAGGAGTCTGGCCGGGCTCGTAGAACAACTAGCCTGGATTCAACCGGTCTGGCCAGCAGGCAGGCTGTACAGTTTGTCAAGACTCTTGTTTGCCAGATGTTTTCGTTTATAATGCTCCCTGGTGACCAAGTATGGACGCTCGCCGGGGGAAAGGGAGGGGCATCGGCTTGGACGCGGACACAGCCTTCACCGCGATCACTCGGGAACGGATCTACGAGAAGATCGTCAATCAGATCGTCGACTTGATCAGGCAGAACAAGTATCGGCCGGGTGAACCCATCCCCAGCCAGCGAGAACTGGCCGAGTTCCTCAATGTCAGCCGGACGGCCGTCCGGGAAGCGATGACCGTCCTCGAGAAGGCCGGGCTGATCGAGGTCCGCGCCGGGGCCAGGACGGTGGTTCGGGAGACCCCGCCGCCGGCGCCCCATTCCGAGCTGGACTTCGCCGGCCTGATGGACAAGGCCGACCTGTCGCAACTCCTTGAGCTTCGGATCATGCTCGAAGGGGAGATTTGCGCGGTGGCCACCATCAAGGGCACCGACGAGGAACTGGCCGCGGTGGCCGAGGCGGTCGATCGGATGGACAAGGCCATCGCCGGCGGGCGGCTCGGGGCCGACGAGGACTACACCTTCCATCAGCGGATCACCAAGGCCTGTCACAACCCGATCGTCCTGAAATTCTGGAACGCCCTCTCCGACTTGATCGGCAAGGAGATCCTCCATTGCCGCCTGCAGAGTGTGGCCGCCGGCCCGGCGCGGATGCGGATGGCGGCGCAAGAGCATCGCGACGTCGCCGAGGCCCTGGTCAGCCGGGACACCGACAAGGCCAGGGAGGCCATGCGACGTCACCTGGCCAGCGTCAAGTCCCGCTACGGAGTGTAGTCAAGGCTCACCAAGGAAGGCAGTGGCCCGCGGCGGGAGTCGCACCCCCCCGGTGAACCCATGGCCGAAGGTCAGTTGACCGGCCGACTGGTCTGGCCAGCAGACCGGTAGGCCAGCAGACCGGTAGGACGGGGGGCCTCGAGAGCCGCTGAGGCCAACAGAGCGGAGGGACCAAGCTTGGACTTGCCCAGCATGTACCGGCTTCGCCAGATCTTCCCCCGCCCCAAGGAGGGCGACCCGGCCGGGGCCGTGACCCGCGAACTCAAGGCCCTCGGCCTCGACCGGACCATCAAACCCGGCCAACGGATCGCCATCACCGCCGGGAGTCGCGGCATCACCAACATTTCGGCGATGGTCCGGGCGGCGGCCGACTTCGTCAAGACCGCCGGCGCCGAGCCCTACGTCGTCGCCGCCATGGGCAGCCATGGCGGGGCGACCACCCCCGGCCAGCTGGCCGTCCTCGAGAGCTTCGGGATTACCGAGGCGACCATGGGGGCCCGGATCGTCGCCGGCACCGAGACCGTCTTCCTGGGCCAGTCGAAGAGCGGCATCGACGTCCACTTCGACCAGTTCGCCTCGACCTGCGACGGGGTCATCGTCATCAACCGGGTCAAGTTCCACACCACCTTCACCGCCCCCAACGAGAGCGGCCTTCTCAAGATGCTCGTCGTCGGGCTGGGCAAGGAGAAGGGGGCGACGATGTTCCACGGCCTCGGTCAGGGCGAGCTGCCGGTCCTCCTGCCGGAGATCGCCCGGGTCATCTTGGAGAAGATGCCCATCCTCGGCGGCATCGCCATCATCGAGAACGGCTATGAAGAGACCGCCATGGTCAAGGGAGTCCCCAAGGCGACCATGGTCGAGGACGAGCAGGCCCTCCTGAAGCTCGCGGCCGGCCTCCTCCCGCGGCTGCCGGTGGACGACATCGATCTCCTCATCGTCCACGAGATGGGAAAGAACTACAGCGGCACGGGACTGGACACGAAGGTCATCGGGCGGATGCGCCTCGACCGCGTCCCCGAGCCCGAGCGGCCGGTGATCAAGAAGATCGCCGTCCTCGACCTGTCCGAGGAATCGCACGGCAACGCCAACGGCCTCAACTTGGCCGACGTGGTCACCAGGAAGCTGATCGCCAAGGTCGACTACGGGACCACGGCGGCCAACTGCATCGCCACCACCTTCATCCAGAGGACGGCCACGCCGCTGACCATGGACACCGAGAAGGAGGCCATCATGACGGCCTTCAAGAGCCTCGGTGCCGTCGAATGGCCGAAGGCCCGCGTGGTCAGGATCAAGAACACTCTGCACCTCGACGAACTGTGGGTTTCCGAGGGCGTGTTGGAGTCGGTCAAGAAGGAGGCCGCCGGCCGGTTTGACGTCCTCGCCGGCCCGGACCCCCTTGAATTCAACGAGGACGGAACTCTCAAGAGGGGGTGAGCGTTGACGTGAACGACGCAATCATCAAGGAACTGGGCAGGATTGTCGGGCCCGACCGCGTCCTGACCAAACTCGAATCACGCTACTCGTACGGCATTGACGCCACTTTTCATCAGGCCGCCCCTGACGCCGTGGTCAAGGTCCTATCGACCGAAGAAGTCTCCCGAGTCCTCAAGGTCTGCCAACGCGAGGGGATCCCGGTGACCCCGCGGGGGTCCGGGACCAGCTTCTCCGGCGGGCCGATCCCGCTGGCCGGCGGCATCACCCTGGCGATGCAGGGGATGAACAAGATCGTCGAGTTCTCCAAGGGCGATTGCCTGGTCGGCGTCGAGCCCGGGGTGATCACCGGCGAGATGCAGAAGATGGTCGAGGCCGAGGGCCTCTACTACCCACCGGACCCCCAGAGCGCGGACTTCTGCACCATCGGCGGGAACATCGCCGAGAACGCCTCCGGACCGCACGGGGTCAAGTACGGTTGCACCCGCGACTACCTCCTGGGCCTCGAGGTCGTCCTGTCCGACGGCGAGGTCATCAATGTCGGCGGGAAGACGATCAAGAACGTCACCGGCTTCGACCTGACCCGCTTCTTCTGCTCCTCCGAAGGCATGCTCGGGGTGATCACCAAGGCCTACCTCAAGCTCATCCCGAAGCCGGAGGCCAAGGTCGTCCTCCTGGTCATCTTCAAGGAATGGGCCCAGGGCGGCCAGGCTGTCGCCGATATCTTCGCCAACGGCATCCTGCCGACGACCCTCGAGATCATGGACGACGTCTCGATCAAGGCGGCCGAGGACTATGGTCACTTCGGCCTGCCGGTCGGGGCCGGCGCCCTGCTGGTCATCGAGGTCGACGGCTTCAAGGAGACGATGGAGCGCCAGGGCAACGCCATCGCCGAGATCTGCAAGAAGGCCGGGGCCCTCGAGGTCCAGGTCGCCCTGGACCCGGCCAAGCAGGCCGACGCCTGGAAGGCCCGGAAGGCCCTCTCGCCGGCCACGGCCAGGCTCGCCCCGACCAAGGTCTCTGAGGACGTCACCGTGCCCCGCTCGAAGATCCCGGAACTCGTCGTCAGGCTCAAGGAGGTGGGGAAGGAGATCGGCCTCCCGGTGGTCATCTTCGGCCACGCCGGCGACGGCAACCTCCACCCCGGCATCCTCACCGACGAACGCGACGCCGACCAGTGGGAGCGCGCCCACCACGGCATCGAACTCTTCTTCAAGCACACCGTGGCCCTGGGCGGCACCCTCTCCGGCGAGCACGGGGTGGGTTACATGAAGGCTCCCTT
The genomic region above belongs to Bacillota bacterium and contains:
- a CDS encoding FAD-linked oxidase C-terminal domain-containing protein, translated to MNDAIIKELGRIVGPDRVLTKLESRYSYGIDATFHQAAPDAVVKVLSTEEVSRVLKVCQREGIPVTPRGSGTSFSGGPIPLAGGITLAMQGMNKIVEFSKGDCLVGVEPGVITGEMQKMVEAEGLYYPPDPQSADFCTIGGNIAENASGPHGVKYGCTRDYLLGLEVVLSDGEVINVGGKTIKNVTGFDLTRFFCSSEGMLGVITKAYLKLIPKPEAKVVLLVIFKEWAQGGQAVADIFANGILPTTLEIMDDVSIKAAEDYGHFGLPVGAGALLVIEVDGFKETMERQGNAIAEICKKAGALEVQVALDPAKQADAWKARKALSPATARLAPTKVSEDVTVPRSKIPELVVRLKEVGKEIGLPVVIFGHAGDGNLHPGILTDERDADQWERAHHGIELFFKHTVALGGTLSGEHGVGYMKAPFLPLEYSERAIRLMKDIKNAVDPKGILNPVKMFPDAKNPLKSSAAD